The following proteins come from a genomic window of Pseudomonas sp. WJP1:
- a CDS encoding lytic murein transglycosylase, with amino-acid sequence MPFCLSRRWQFRQLIAASSLILLVACAEKPTAADAQPIQTLPVATAPAVIAPVVPSGENLDIQPTQTFAEWQAGFRKDALAAGIRADLFDRAFANVSFDPAVIRADRSQPEFAKPVWEYLDGALSPLRVRKGQALVDQYAGILQSIEQRYGVDRQALVAVWGMESNFGQFQGSKSVINSLATLAYEGRRPGFAHAQLIAALQILQQGDIEPDKMLGSWAGAMGQTQFIPTTYNTHAVDFDGDGRRDIWGSATDALASTAHYLQSSGWQKGQPWGFEVQLPGNFDYVLADGSIRKSVAEWRQLGVALPNGGQFPAGSEQLSAALLLPAGYRGPAFLVLDNFRAILKYNNSSSYALAVSLLSERFNGAGLISGTWPKDDLPLSRSERIELQNLLSAQNYDAGAADGIIGANTRKAIRSAQQSFGWPADGYPTHKLLEGLRNR; translated from the coding sequence ATGCCCTTTTGTCTTTCCCGTCGTTGGCAATTTCGCCAATTGATTGCTGCCTCCAGCCTCATTTTGCTCGTCGCCTGCGCGGAAAAACCCACCGCCGCCGACGCCCAGCCGATTCAGACACTTCCTGTCGCCACCGCCCCCGCGGTCATTGCGCCCGTGGTTCCGAGCGGCGAAAACCTCGACATCCAGCCAACCCAGACCTTCGCCGAATGGCAGGCGGGCTTTCGCAAGGACGCCCTGGCCGCCGGTATCCGTGCCGACCTGTTCGACCGCGCCTTCGCCAATGTCAGCTTCGACCCGGCCGTGATCCGCGCCGACCGCAGCCAACCGGAATTCGCAAAACCGGTGTGGGAATACCTCGATGGTGCCCTTTCGCCGCTGCGCGTTCGCAAGGGCCAGGCTTTGGTCGACCAGTACGCCGGCATCCTGCAAAGCATCGAACAGCGCTACGGCGTCGACCGCCAGGCGCTGGTCGCGGTGTGGGGCATGGAAAGCAACTTCGGCCAGTTCCAGGGCAGCAAGTCGGTGATCAACTCACTGGCAACCCTGGCCTACGAAGGCCGCCGCCCGGGCTTCGCTCATGCGCAATTGATCGCCGCCCTGCAAATCCTCCAGCAAGGCGATATCGAACCCGACAAAATGCTCGGTTCCTGGGCGGGCGCCATGGGCCAGACCCAGTTCATCCCGACCACCTACAACACCCACGCCGTGGATTTCGATGGCGACGGACGCCGCGATATCTGGGGTAGCGCCACCGATGCCCTGGCGTCGACCGCCCACTACCTGCAAAGCTCCGGCTGGCAAAAAGGCCAGCCGTGGGGCTTCGAAGTGCAGTTGCCGGGCAACTTCGACTACGTCCTCGCCGATGGCTCGATTCGCAAGAGCGTCGCAGAATGGCGGCAACTGGGCGTGGCGCTGCCCAACGGCGGCCAGTTCCCGGCTGGCTCCGAGCAATTGTCCGCGGCGCTGCTATTGCCGGCAGGCTATCGCGGCCCGGCCTTCCTGGTGCTCGACAACTTCCGCGCGATTCTCAAGTACAACAACTCGTCGTCCTACGCCCTGGCGGTGAGCCTGCTGTCCGAGCGCTTCAATGGCGCAGGGTTGATCAGCGGCACATGGCCCAAGGATGATCTGCCCCTGAGCCGCTCCGAGCGGATTGAACTGCAAAACCTGCTGAGTGCGCAGAACTACGACGCGGGCGCTGCCGACGGGATCATCGGTGCCAATACGCGCAAAGCGATCCGCAGCGCCCAGCAGTCGTTTGGCTGGCCGGCGGATGGTTATCCGACGCACAAGCTGCTGGAAGGGTTGCGTAACCGCTAA
- a CDS encoding S66 peptidase family protein, with translation MNARPDPTLLPHTPVPALPMQGLIAVIAPAGPAALDTKKAIAWMRARGYSLRIFPGVFEKDGYLAGSDEVRLNDLHAAFTDPEVDAIICLRGGYGTPRLLDRIDFPLLRQNAKPFIGYSDITALHLAISRYAGFVTFHGPLLNADLLGERLAPTESSFFNMLRGQCRAGMVLAHPVDRPLTTIVPGVAHGRLLGGNLSMIAATLGTPYEIDAAGIILFIEDINEPLYRIDRLLTHLRLAGVLHKLRGVLVGDIAGVEAQALDRLLKQTLEPLCIPVLSGWRSGHCNPNLTLPMGALVKLDAGSQQLFLEQNVVRR, from the coding sequence ATGAACGCAAGACCTGACCCGACGCTCCTTCCTCACACGCCTGTTCCGGCCTTGCCGATGCAGGGGCTGATCGCGGTTATCGCGCCTGCGGGTCCGGCCGCGCTGGACACCAAGAAAGCCATCGCCTGGATGCGTGCTCGTGGGTATTCGCTGCGGATATTCCCCGGGGTGTTCGAGAAGGACGGCTATCTGGCCGGCAGCGACGAGGTGCGGCTCAATGACCTGCACGCCGCGTTCACCGACCCTGAGGTCGATGCCATCATTTGCCTGCGCGGCGGATACGGTACACCGCGGCTGCTTGATCGCATCGATTTCCCGCTGCTGCGCCAGAACGCCAAGCCATTCATCGGCTATAGCGACATCACTGCGTTGCACTTGGCGATCAGCCGCTATGCGGGTTTTGTGACCTTCCATGGCCCGTTGCTCAATGCCGATCTGCTGGGGGAGCGGCTGGCACCGACCGAGTCCTCGTTCTTCAACATGCTCAGAGGGCAGTGCAGGGCCGGTATGGTGCTTGCCCACCCGGTTGATCGCCCCTTGACCACGATCGTGCCGGGTGTGGCTCATGGGCGCCTCCTGGGCGGCAACCTGTCGATGATCGCCGCGACCCTGGGCACGCCTTATGAGATTGATGCCGCGGGTATCATCCTTTTCATCGAAGACATCAACGAGCCGCTGTATCGCATCGACCGCCTGCTGACCCATCTGCGCCTGGCGGGCGTATTGCACAAGCTTCGTGGGGTTCTGGTGGGTGATATAGCGGGGGTGGAGGCCCAGGCCCTGGACCGATTGCTCAAGCAGACCCTGGAGCCCTTGTGCATCCCGGTACTGTCCGGGTGGCGCAGCGGCCACTGCAACCCGAACCTGACGCTGCCGATGGGCGCGTTGGTGAAGCTGGATGCGGGGAGCCAGCAACTGTTTCTGGAGCAGAATGTCGTAAGGCGCTAG
- the lipA gene encoding lipoyl synthase: MTTDAVQTVIPTLDVSERPAPRPKVEAGVKLRGAEKVARIPVKIIPTTELPKKPDWIRVRIPVSPEVDRIKALLRKHKLHSVCEEASCPNLGECFSGGTATFMIMGDICTRRCPFCDVGHGRPKPLDVNEPESLAIAIADLRLKYVVITSVDRDDLRDGGAQHFADCIREIRKLSPNVQLETLVPDYRGRMDIALEITAAEPPDVFNHNLETVPRLYKAARPGSDYQWSLTLLQRFKQMMPHIPTKSGLMLGLGETDEEVIEVMKRMREHDIDMLTLGQYLQPSRSHLPVQRFVHPDTFAWFAEEGYKMGFKNVASGPLVRSSYHADEQAKLVKAELMSS; this comes from the coding sequence ATGACTACTGATGCAGTGCAAACCGTAATCCCGACGCTTGATGTCTCCGAGCGCCCGGCCCCGCGTCCCAAGGTTGAAGCCGGCGTCAAGCTGCGCGGCGCCGAGAAGGTTGCACGCATCCCGGTAAAGATCATTCCGACCACCGAGCTGCCGAAGAAGCCTGACTGGATTCGTGTGCGTATCCCGGTCTCTCCGGAAGTCGACCGTATCAAGGCGCTGCTGCGCAAACACAAGCTGCACAGCGTGTGCGAAGAAGCCTCCTGCCCGAACCTGGGCGAATGCTTCTCCGGCGGCACCGCGACCTTCATGATCATGGGTGACATCTGCACCCGTCGCTGCCCGTTCTGCGACGTTGGCCACGGCCGTCCGAAGCCACTGGACGTCAACGAGCCGGAAAGCCTGGCCATCGCCATCGCCGACCTGCGCTTGAAGTACGTGGTGATCACCTCGGTAGACCGCGACGACCTGCGTGACGGCGGTGCCCAGCACTTTGCCGACTGCATCCGTGAAATCCGCAAGCTGTCGCCGAACGTGCAGCTCGAAACCCTGGTCCCGGACTACCGTGGCCGCATGGACATCGCCCTGGAAATCACCGCCGCCGAGCCACCGGATGTATTCAACCACAACCTGGAAACCGTGCCGCGCCTGTACAAGGCTGCACGCCCGGGTTCGGACTACCAGTGGTCGCTGACCCTGCTGCAACGCTTCAAGCAGATGATGCCGCACATACCAACCAAGTCCGGCTTGATGCTGGGCCTGGGTGAGACGGATGAGGAAGTCATCGAAGTCATGAAGCGCATGCGCGAGCACGACATCGACATGCTGACCCTGGGCCAGTACCTGCAACCGTCGCGCAGCCACTTGCCGGTGCAGCGCTTCGTGCACCCGGACACCTTCGCCTGGTTCGCCGAGGAAGGTTACAAGATGGGCTTCAAGAACGTTGCTTCCGGCCCGCTGGTACGCTCTTCCTACCACGCCGACGAGCAGGCCAAGCTGGTCAAGGCCGAGTTGATGTCGTCCTGA
- the lipB gene encoding lipoyl(octanoyl) transferase LipB: MSGTLGFRELGQMAYEPVWHAMQRFTNERGSDAADEIWLVEHPPVFTQGQAGKAEHLLVPGDIPVVQVDRGGQVTYHGPGQLVAYLLLDVRKLGFGVRDLVTRMESCLIELLASYGVTAAAKPDAPGVYVNGAKIASLGLRIRHGCSFHGLALNVDMNLEPFRRINPCGYAGLAMTQLSDHAGSIEFAEVSARLRAQLVKHLDYAEQTTLTGGID, translated from the coding sequence ATGTCCGGCACGTTGGGCTTTCGCGAGCTTGGCCAGATGGCTTACGAGCCTGTCTGGCACGCGATGCAGCGCTTCACCAACGAACGCGGCAGCGATGCCGCCGACGAGATCTGGCTGGTCGAGCACCCGCCGGTCTTCACCCAGGGCCAGGCCGGCAAGGCCGAGCACTTGCTGGTACCGGGGGATATCCCGGTGGTGCAGGTCGATCGCGGTGGCCAGGTGACGTATCACGGCCCCGGGCAACTGGTGGCTTACCTGTTGCTGGATGTGCGCAAGCTGGGTTTCGGCGTGCGTGACCTGGTGACTCGCATGGAGTCATGCCTGATCGAGCTGCTCGCCAGCTACGGCGTGACGGCGGCGGCCAAGCCCGATGCACCGGGTGTGTATGTCAACGGCGCGAAAATCGCCTCACTGGGTCTGCGGATCCGCCACGGTTGTTCCTTTCATGGCCTGGCCCTGAACGTGGACATGAACCTGGAACCGTTTCGACGGATTAATCCCTGCGGCTACGCCGGGCTGGCGATGACCCAGCTGAGCGATCACGCAGGATCGATTGAATTTGCCGAGGTAAGTGCCCGGCTGCGCGCGCAGCTCGTCAAACACCTCGACTATGCTGAGCAGACGACCCTCACGGGCGGAATTGACTGA
- a CDS encoding DUF493 domain-containing protein has product MTDTEVKAPKIEFPNVDYPVKVISDTGVGNKDKIIAIVQKHATINHDRVDERQSTNGKYTTIQLHIVATDQDQLYNINSELRATGFVHMVL; this is encoded by the coding sequence ATGACCGATACCGAAGTAAAGGCGCCTAAGATCGAATTCCCCAACGTTGATTACCCGGTTAAGGTGATCAGCGATACCGGTGTGGGCAACAAAGACAAGATCATCGCGATCGTGCAGAAACACGCGACGATCAACCATGACCGCGTGGATGAACGCCAGAGCACCAACGGCAAGTACACCACGATCCAGTTGCACATCGTCGCGACCGACCAGGACCAGCTGTACAACATCAACAGCGAACTGCGGGCCACCGGTTTCGTGCACATGGTGCTGTGA
- a CDS encoding D-alanyl-D-alanine carboxypeptidase family protein, whose protein sequence is MNITTFAKRLCLLVPLLLSPAAFAVEMMPSPPQLAAKAYVLMDASSGNVLVENNGDQRLPPASLTKLMTAYIATLEIRRGQIGENDPVTVSENAWRTGGSRMFIKVGSQVTVSDLLHGIIIQSGNDASVALSEHIAGSEDAFADMMNKTVADLGMTNSHFMNPTGLPNPEHYSSAHDMAVLARAIIHEDPAHYAIYSQKEFFWNGIKQPNRNLLLWRDKTVDGLKTGHTDEAGYCMVSSAVRDGMRLIAVVFGTNSEVARAAETQKLLTYGFRFFETQTFYQKGAELAQAPVWKGSTNQVKAGLAEDLTMTLPKGQLKKLAASMTMNPQLVAPIAKGDVIGKVEVKLEDKVVHSADLIALDGVEEGGIFRRMWDSIRLFFYGLFN, encoded by the coding sequence ATGAACATCACCACCTTTGCCAAACGCCTGTGCCTTTTAGTCCCGCTGCTCCTCTCGCCTGCCGCATTCGCGGTCGAGATGATGCCGTCGCCACCGCAACTGGCCGCCAAGGCCTACGTGCTCATGGACGCCAGCAGCGGCAACGTGCTGGTCGAGAACAATGGTGATCAGCGTCTGCCGCCAGCCAGCCTGACCAAGCTGATGACCGCGTACATCGCGACCCTCGAAATCCGTCGTGGCCAGATCGGTGAAAACGATCCGGTGACCGTCAGCGAAAACGCCTGGCGTACCGGCGGTTCGCGGATGTTCATCAAGGTCGGCTCGCAAGTGACCGTCAGCGACCTGCTGCACGGCATCATCATCCAGTCGGGTAACGACGCCAGCGTGGCACTGTCCGAACACATCGCCGGCAGCGAAGATGCGTTCGCCGACATGATGAACAAGACCGTGGCTGACCTGGGCATGACCAACAGCCACTTCATGAACCCGACCGGCCTGCCGAACCCGGAGCACTACTCGTCGGCTCACGACATGGCAGTGCTGGCCCGCGCGATCATCCACGAAGACCCTGCTCACTACGCGATCTACTCGCAGAAAGAGTTCTTCTGGAACGGCATCAAGCAACCGAACCGCAACCTGCTGCTGTGGCGCGACAAGACGGTCGATGGCCTGAAAACCGGTCACACCGACGAAGCCGGCTACTGCATGGTGTCTTCGGCCGTGCGTGACGGCATGCGCCTGATCGCCGTGGTGTTCGGCACCAACAGCGAAGTGGCTCGTGCCGCCGAGACCCAGAAACTGCTGACCTACGGTTTCCGTTTCTTCGAAACCCAGACTTTCTATCAGAAAGGTGCCGAGCTGGCCCAGGCGCCTGTCTGGAAAGGCTCCACCAATCAAGTCAAGGCCGGCCTGGCTGAAGACCTGACCATGACCCTGCCAAAAGGCCAGCTGAAAAAGCTCGCTGCCAGCATGACCATGAACCCGCAACTGGTTGCGCCAATCGCCAAGGGCGACGTGATCGGTAAAGTCGAAGTCAAACTGGAAGACAAGGTGGTGCACAGCGCCGACCTGATCGCTCTGGATGGCGTCGAAGAGGGTGGTATCTTCCGTCGCATGTGGGATAGCATCCGTCTATTCTTCTACGGCTTGTTCAACTGA
- a CDS encoding septal ring lytic transglycosylase RlpA family protein, producing MRALPMNKPLKLMAFAALAVLLASCSTSRAPTQKSSTAVRSAPGLDINRAHKDGAPWWDVDVSRIPDATPTLHTGPYKAAPYSVLGKTYFPLQESKTYVQSGTASWYGTKFHGQNTANGEVYDLYGMSAAHKTLPLPSYVRVTNLDNNKTVILRVNDRGPFYSDRIIDLSYAAAKKLGYAETGTARVKVEGIDPQQWWAAKGRPAPLMLNEPKVAQNSAPVITASAGTVEQWTPPPQQHAAPVVPVQLDTKKNASAPASGQYLQVGAFANPDAAELLRSKLSGMVSTPVFISSIVRNQQTLHRVRLGPIGSPGEIQQVQNSVRLANLGSPSVVTE from the coding sequence ATGCGGGCATTGCCTATGAATAAACCCCTGAAGCTGATGGCATTTGCTGCATTGGCAGTACTGCTTGCCAGTTGTTCGACCAGCCGCGCGCCAACGCAGAAGTCTTCCACCGCCGTGCGCTCGGCGCCGGGGCTGGACATCAACCGCGCCCACAAGGATGGCGCGCCATGGTGGGACGTTGATGTATCGCGCATCCCGGACGCCACGCCGACCCTGCACACCGGCCCGTACAAGGCCGCCCCTTACTCGGTGCTGGGCAAAACCTATTTTCCGTTGCAAGAGTCCAAGACCTACGTGCAGTCGGGTACTGCGTCCTGGTACGGCACCAAGTTCCATGGCCAGAACACCGCCAACGGTGAAGTTTACGACTTGTATGGAATGAGTGCTGCGCACAAGACCTTGCCGCTGCCGAGTTACGTCCGGGTGACCAACCTGGACAACAACAAGACTGTGATCCTGCGGGTCAATGACCGCGGTCCGTTCTATTCGGACCGGATCATCGACCTGTCATACGCGGCCGCCAAGAAGCTCGGCTACGCCGAAACCGGCACCGCGCGGGTCAAGGTCGAAGGCATCGATCCGCAGCAATGGTGGGCTGCCAAAGGCCGTCCGGCGCCATTGATGCTCAATGAGCCGAAAGTCGCGCAGAATAGCGCCCCGGTGATCACGGCCTCGGCCGGCACCGTCGAGCAATGGACGCCACCGCCGCAGCAACATGCCGCCCCGGTTGTCCCTGTGCAACTGGATACGAAAAAAAACGCTTCTGCACCAGCGTCTGGCCAGTATCTGCAGGTGGGCGCGTTCGCCAACCCGGACGCTGCCGAACTGCTGAGGTCCAAGCTCAGCGGGATGGTGAGCACTCCGGTGTTCATCAGCTCGATCGTGCGCAATCAACAGACACTGCATCGGGTGCGCCTGGGGCCGATCGGTTCGCCGGGTGAAATCCAGCAGGTGCAGAACAGTGTGCGACTGGCCAACCTCGGTTCGCCGAGCGTTGTTACTGAGTAA
- the mltB gene encoding lytic murein transglycosylase B, whose amino-acid sequence MQVMRGWATRYAPWVGLVSILGTAQQAVAGDYEGSPQVAEFVGEMTRDYGFAGEQLMGVFREAQRKQSILDAISKPAERVKQWNEYRPMFITDARIARGVDFWRQHEAVLARAEQEYGVPAQVIVSIIGVETFFGRNTGNFRVIDALSTLGFDYPPRAEFFRKELREFLLLAREEQVDPLTLKGSYAGAMGLPQFMPSSFRAYAVDFDADGHINIWNNPDDAIGSVASYFKQHGWVAGEPVVSRADVRGEQVDEGLTTGIEPTKTVGELRGLGWSSHDALRDDMPVTAFRLEGDNGPEYWMGLKNFYAITRYNRSVMYAMAVHQLSEQLVQARGVK is encoded by the coding sequence ATGCAAGTAATGCGTGGCTGGGCGACTCGATATGCGCCATGGGTCGGCCTGGTAAGCATCCTTGGTACTGCGCAGCAAGCGGTGGCCGGCGATTACGAAGGCTCGCCCCAGGTGGCCGAGTTTGTCGGTGAGATGACCCGCGACTATGGTTTCGCCGGTGAGCAGCTGATGGGCGTGTTCCGCGAGGCGCAGCGCAAGCAATCGATCCTGGACGCCATTTCGAAACCCGCCGAGCGGGTCAAGCAGTGGAACGAATACCGGCCGATGTTCATCACCGATGCGCGAATTGCCCGTGGCGTCGACTTCTGGCGTCAGCATGAGGCCGTACTGGCCCGTGCCGAGCAGGAATACGGCGTGCCGGCGCAGGTGATTGTCTCGATTATCGGCGTTGAAACCTTTTTTGGCCGTAATACCGGTAATTTCCGGGTAATCGACGCCTTGTCGACCCTCGGTTTCGACTATCCTCCCCGTGCCGAATTTTTCCGCAAGGAATTGCGTGAGTTCCTGCTGCTGGCCCGGGAAGAGCAGGTCGACCCGCTGACCCTCAAGGGTTCCTACGCCGGTGCCATGGGTTTGCCGCAGTTCATGCCCAGCAGCTTTCGCGCCTATGCAGTGGACTTCGACGCTGACGGCCACATCAATATCTGGAACAACCCGGACGATGCCATCGGCAGCGTCGCCAGTTATTTCAAGCAACACGGCTGGGTCGCCGGCGAGCCGGTGGTCAGCCGCGCCGATGTGCGGGGCGAGCAGGTGGACGAAGGTTTGACCACCGGTATCGAGCCGACTAAAACCGTTGGAGAGTTGCGGGGCCTGGGCTGGTCAAGTCATGATGCGCTGCGCGATGATATGCCGGTTACCGCATTCCGCCTGGAAGGCGACAATGGTCCTGAATACTGGATGGGCCTGAAGAATTTCTACGCAATCACGCGTTATAACCGCAGCGTGATGTACGCCATGGCCGTACATCAACTGTCTGAACAGCTGGTCCAAGCACGGGGCGTCAAGTAA
- the rodA gene encoding rod shape-determining protein RodA encodes MRRRATLLQRLHIDGPLLILLLTLAAGSLFVLYSASGKSWDLLAKQATSFGIGLVSMIVIAQFEPRFMARWVPLGYVVGVLLLLVVDIMGHNAMGATRWINIPGVIRFQPSEFMKILMPATIAWYLSKRTLPPQLKHVGVSLMLIGVPFILIVRQPDLGTSLLILAGGAFVLFMGGLRWRWILSVLAAAVPVAIAMWFFIMHDYQKQRILTFLDPESDPLGTGWNIIQSKAAIGSGGVFGKGWLLGTQSHLDFLPESHTDFIIAVLGEEFGLVGICALLLIYLLLIGRGLVITAQAQTLFGKLLAGALTMTFFVYVFVNIGMVSGLLPVVGVPLPFISYGGTSLVTLLSAFGVLMSIHTHRKWIAQV; translated from the coding sequence ATGCGCCGCCGTGCCACGCTGTTGCAGCGTCTGCACATCGATGGACCATTGCTGATCCTGTTGCTGACACTCGCCGCCGGCAGCCTGTTCGTGCTGTATTCGGCCAGCGGCAAAAGCTGGGACCTGCTGGCCAAGCAAGCTACTTCGTTCGGTATCGGTTTGGTATCGATGATCGTCATCGCCCAGTTCGAGCCGCGTTTCATGGCGCGCTGGGTGCCGCTGGGTTATGTGGTGGGGGTGCTGCTGCTGCTGGTGGTGGACATCATGGGGCATAACGCCATGGGTGCCACACGCTGGATCAACATTCCCGGGGTCATCCGCTTCCAGCCTTCGGAGTTCATGAAGATCCTCATGCCGGCGACCATCGCCTGGTACCTGTCCAAGCGCACGCTGCCGCCGCAGCTCAAACATGTGGGCGTCAGCCTGATGCTGATTGGCGTGCCGTTCATCCTGATCGTGCGCCAGCCCGACCTCGGCACGTCGCTGCTGATCCTGGCTGGCGGTGCTTTCGTATTGTTCATGGGTGGCCTGCGCTGGCGCTGGATTCTCAGTGTGCTGGCGGCCGCCGTGCCTGTGGCTATCGCCATGTGGTTCTTCATCATGCACGACTACCAGAAGCAGCGGATCCTGACCTTCCTCGACCCGGAAAGCGATCCGCTGGGTACCGGCTGGAACATCATCCAGTCCAAGGCCGCGATCGGTTCCGGCGGCGTGTTCGGCAAGGGCTGGTTGCTGGGCACCCAGTCACACCTGGATTTCCTGCCGGAAAGCCACACCGACTTCATTATCGCGGTGCTGGGAGAGGAGTTCGGCCTGGTGGGCATTTGCGCGCTGCTGCTGATCTACCTGCTGCTGATCGGTCGTGGTCTGGTGATTACCGCCCAGGCGCAGACATTGTTCGGCAAGTTGCTGGCGGGCGCCTTGACCATGACGTTTTTTGTGTATGTTTTCGTCAACATCGGTATGGTCAGCGGCCTGTTGCCGGTGGTGGGGGTGCCGTTGCCGTTCATTAGCTACGGAGGAACTTCGCTGGTGACGCTGCTGTCAGCGTTTGGGGTTTTGATGTCGATCCATACCCATCGCAAGTGGATCGCGCAGGTTTGA